The region GTCCCGGCCGGCGGCGCGGCCTGGCGGGCCGGGCGGCGCTGCAGCCCATGGAGCTCGAGAACATCGTAGCGAACACGGTGCTACTCAAGGCCCGGGAAGGTGAGGCCAGGCAGGCGGGCGGCCAGGCCCGGGTGCGGGGATCGCGGGCGCGCGACCTCGGAGTTCCACGGGTCGCCCGGGCCCCAGCTAACCTCGTGCCCTGGAGTCTGCACCCGGACTCTTAGCGCTGATACGAGCCCTTCCGGCCTGACCCGGCACCTGCCCCCGGAACCAAGGGCCCAAGAGGGGCGGGGGTCGCGCTGTGGGCGTCACGGCGGGTGTGGGggatgaaaggagaaagggaaggaagagaaaaagatgggACGCGAGCCCCAGGAGCGTGTATCTGAGGCCTCTTCTAGGTGAGAGGCAGGAAGGTGCCCACGTGCCCCAGGCCCAGATGCCCTGAACAGCACAAAGTTGGTAATCTGTAAAGATTGGAGAATGAATGAACCAAGCCTTTGCATGGACAGCCCAGCCGACATGGGGAAACTTGTGGACACGTACATTACCAGCGGAACCACCACTCACTAGGAGACTCTGGATACTATAAACGGGTGAATGGGTCACGATTTTTGCATACAGCAAGCCAACGACCTGTTAGGgcagacacacaaagaaataaatgggaCCGAGCATACTGGGTTGTTCGTTGAAAAGCCTGGCTGGAAACCAGTCTTGTGGAATTAGTGCGTGCGCACATGGATGTGCTTCGGGGTGTCTGCTTATTGGTTTCACTCCAGATGCTAATTTACACCTGCTCTGTGAGGGCCCTAGGTGACCCAGGACCAGACATTAAACTCACTGCCTCCCTACCTCAGCGACATAATCACCAGACACACCTGTACTGCCCCACTCTGTCCAGGGTGCTGGGGGACCAACACCTGGAACGTGGTGGCAGCTTCCCAGTTTTTGATGGGCTGCGGGCTGCCGGGGTTATTAGCTTCACTGTTCTAAATCAGGTGAcagatgggaaactgaggctcaaaccAGCGACTAAACCCAGATTACCCAGCAAGATTGTAATTGACCCAGGCTTAGGACTAAAGGTGCCCAGTAGAGTCTACAGCACCTCTGAGAAGCCCCCTGTGTGGTGAGGCACCTGATACCCTCTGACTACCCAGGGCATGTTACACCCAGGAGGTGTTGTCTGGAAATGGGATGGTCAGACTGAGTCCCTAGTGCCCAAGGGAGGCTATCTTATCTCCAGTCCCTTATCAAGTTCAGGGGCTGGGCCTTCCTCTCAGCCTCTGGGGGCATCTGTAAGTCTGTTCTGCCTTGTCATCCAGCCTGCCCGGGAGGAGGGGTAAGGAGAGCTGGGGCCAGGCCTCACTTCCTAGGGCTAGCCTCAGGCCCCTGAGGGCATTGCCTTACTGGGCCAGCGCTGCGGGTTGGGTGAGGCACAGGATAGCGTGACCATAGCGGGGACTAGTGGCTCCCCTTCGAGGACCTGTCTCGTGAACTGGctatgctcccccacccccacccatacACACCTGCGTGGCCTTTGGCACGCTTCCTGTCTCTTAACAccactgttcctttttttttttttctgtatagaaATTTTGAGGAAAGCCTCATTGTCATGGAGTCTCCCACTACCCTTGAACTAACTGGTGGTGTCAATCGTTTCACAAACAGCTGGCAGCTTGGGATCAGCTTTCCAAGTGACCCTCAGCAGTGGGCAAACCTGTGGTTTATGTGTACAGTTGACTCTTTTTTGTTGATtctgtttttgagatggtcttCCTATATAATTTTGACTTacttggagcttgctatgtagaccacaggctggcctcgaacacatgctttctgcctcccaagtgctaggattaaaggtcagTTGGCGTTTAATAAATGCCACTCATGTTAGATAGAGGTGGGAAAGGAACTTGAATTTGGAATTGGGCTTGAATTTCCTCCCACTGTCATGTTAAGGCTCTGAACTCACCACTAAGAGACTTAGTTTTCTTGGGAACTTGTGTGTTATCTGGTTGGGGGGGATGGCCCTGGGGGTGTGCACCCTCACTtggattttcttcctttcccaggtggcagaggcacacaGGAGGAGGGCAGGGTCGGGTGGAGGGGAGCCCCACAGATAGCCCcacagttctaggacaggctatTTGCATGTGACTTGTTGCTCTagagctgggaggagggagaggaggaagtgactTCTGGGGGAGGCAAGCAAATGGAGGGTTGGTGAGGGACCCGggtggagggggagtgggaggagttcCTCTTCAGGGGAGGCCTTGCCATTGGTTCAGGAGCAGAGGTCTCTTACTTGCAGTGAAGCAATGGCTGTGGGGCACATGGGGTACAGGCTGTAGCAGGGCCACCAGAGGGCTTCTCAAGGGGACACTGCagcacttccttcttcccagtcaGGGACCCAGCCCTGCCCCTTTCCTCCTGTACTGCTTACACTGGGTCAAGGGGAGGACAatactggggaaactgaggccaggcaAGGGAAATTCATTGCCTAAGGTTGTCAGTGAATTAGAGATGGGTCTACTGAGTGCTGGAcacagtccccccccccactcaccTTGGAGGTGCCATGACAGTTGGGTAGTGTGGGTGCTACAGTGACTGCCAAAAATATGCATTGGAGTTCCCGATCCTGGTCCTCTCCTGCCATCCTTAGTGTGTTGTCCCAAAGATATGTGTGGCTTTCTTTCTGATGTGCTCTGTTTTCCTGCAGTGTGGGTTTTTGAGACCTTGCCTATGGAGGCCTGACTGTTCTGGAAGTCACtgtgagaccaggctggccttgatctcacagagacccCACCTCCAGTTCACGCCCCCCTCACTATTTCAGCATGTTGGGGTGGGAACTGCCGAAGCACACATTTACCTTACCTTTCAGGTTCTGGAGGCGTCCCAGCAGCTACAGTTAGGGGCTCACCTAGGTAGGCAGGTATCAAGGCAGGGGTAGGGGCATCCTGAATGCCAGCCCTCCTGTGGGCAGGGAGATAGTTCTGGTGCAACCCTTGGTGTTAAGGGCCTGGGGGATTGCCTGGGCTGTTCCTGGTATCAAGTACCACATAGATTCTCAGGCTGGTATGCCTTGGCTTCTTTGGTGACCCTCTCCACTGTGGTGCCCTtggttacttttttgtttgtttgcttttttctttcttttttttctttttctttttcttttatttatttatttatttattttttttgagacatgatttctatatgtgtaacagctctggctatcctggaactcacaagagatccaccttcctctgcctcctgagtattgggattaaaggcatgcaggtGGCCAGGCTCTTGTCTACTTTCTTAACCTGTAGAATTCCTGCTGAGTAGGGAGTGAATGAGGCAAACCTCTTGCAGAAATGTCCTCACTGCTCTTTCTGGTTCTCATCCTGGGAGCCCTTAGCATGGCTGCCCAGAAGGACCATGTGTATACTGGAACTTGTAAGGGGCAGGTAGGAGTCTATGGTACTTCAGGACTCCAGGGAGACCCAGTTCCTGGGGTGTGCAGGAGTGTGTGGTAGCTCAGGACTCCAGGGAGACCCTGCTCCTGGGGTGTGCAGGAGTGTGTGGTAGCTCAGGACTCCAGTAAGACCCTGCTCCTGGTTACTCTTGCAGGTGGTGGCGGGAATCGCAAAGGCAAAAGCAAGAAATGGCGTCAGATGCTGCAATTCCCCCATATCAGCCAGTGTGAAGAGCTTCGGCTCAGCCTTGGTGAGGCGTGGGTAAAGCCCCGGATTGCCAGAGCAGAAGGGATGCTACCCAGCAGGATCCTTTCCAGCCAGACCTTGCCCTGGGTCACAGGAGCACCATGGGGGAAGAGGGTGTCCAATGCCCAGGAAGACTGAGACTACATGATCCAGCCCAGTTTCGGTTCCTGGGTTTGAAATGGGTGGAGGGGAGAGAATCGGTTTTGACTGGTGTCAGTGGAGTGGGCATGGGGAAGAGGAGAGCTGGTATGAtggactggagggaggaaaggcagcCTGGGCCAACAGGTTTGGAACACCAGTCCTGTGCTTATGACCTGAGAGCACCCATCAAAGCTAGAGAAGTATGATCCGGTTATTTCTAGAAGGGGCACAAGGGCTCACCCCGATGCTATTTCTTGGGTGAGGATCTGAACAGCACTTGAGGTGTCCCAGGTCCCTGCTGATGGCTTGCATGTGGGTAGAATGTACCCTGCTTTGGGAAGGAGGCCCAGCTGAGAGCAGCGGAAGCCACAGCTTCCTCTCGCACTTTCGCCAGGCAGGCAACAGGTGTAGGCTTGGGCTGGGCTGGGCCGGAACCTCACAGACCACACCCAACCCCAGAACTGTAACATGCACATCTGTGAACCCGgagacctgggctctggagtcCAGACTCCTGGCTGTGTGAGAGTTGAATTGATCAACCTCTCTGGGTCCCATAGCCCCCAGGTTACATTGGGGTAACAGTGGTACCCGCCTAAGGATTACAGTGAGGGTTCTAAAGAAGATAATGGCTACCGCTCTTAGAGCTAGAAGTTATTGGATCCCAGATGTGGGGGTATATAGACCACAGTGCCCTGTGACCCAGCAGCTCCCCTCTTGGCCTGCAGAGCGTGACTACCACAGCCTGTGTGAGCGTCAGCCCATTGGGCGCCTGTTATTTCGTGAGTTCTGCGCCACAAGGCCTGAGCTGACCCGCTGTATTGCCTTCCTGGATGGGGTGGTGAGTACCCAGCCACAAGGCCCAGCCCAACGCTGAGGGCAGGCAGAGGTCCTGGCCACGCCCTTTCCCCCCACATCTGTCACCCTGCTCAGCCTCCAGCTTCTTTGCCTCTCACCCTGCAGGCTGAGTATGAAGTGACCCCTGATGAAAAACGGAAGGCGTGTGGGCGGCGACTAATGCAGAGTTTTCTGAGCCACACGGTGAGTGAGCGGTGATGGAGAGATGACGACAACAGGCAGAGGAGTGACCACAGCCTGGGCAGTGAGTGCCTTGGAGCTGTTCCAGGCAGCACCATGGGCATAGAGCCCAGGGGTTGGGCTGAGCTTGGGTCAGGCAGCCTGCCAGCGGCTGTCTCACGCACCCTGTCTCAAGTGGGAGGGGGCAGGAATGGAGTTCAGCAAAAACGCAGCCAGTGCACTACCTACCCACAGCCACCCTTGGCACCCACAGACCTGGCAGTGTTGCCTTGGGTGTAGGCAGCTGTCCAAGGGAGCCTCTGCATTGACCTGTCCGTGGCCTGTCCCTAGGGTCCTGACCTCATCCCTGAAGTTCCCCGGCAGCTGGTGAGTAACTGTGCCCAGCGGCTAGAGCAGGGACCCTGCAAAGACCTCTTCCAAGAGCTGACCCGGTAAGGCTCCATCCCCACCAGTCTAGAACTGTGCTAAGGAAAGGGGCTTCTGTGGTCCTTGAAGTCCCTGGCAAGCTCAGCTCCTCTCCCTGTCCATGCTGTTGGACTTTAGCAGTGGCCTCCCTCTGTGTTTCAGCATGGGATGCATGTCTTCTGCTCAGTGCGTTAGTGAGAAGGATGATACTTTGTGGGCTGAGCACACTTATAATGGGAGGCCTGGGCCTTCAGGCTGAGATTGGGATTGTTAGGGACCGATCCCTATGGGCTGCTCCTTTCTCCACAGGCTGACCCACGAGTACCTGAGCATGGCCCCTTTTGCCGACTACCTCGACAGCATCTACTTTAACCGTTTTCTGCAGTGGAAGTGGCTGGAAAGGTGCGCTCCTTGTGGGCTGGACTGGGGTAGGCAAGGTTGTGGGGTTTCCTTGTGGGAATCTCTgcataaatatttgtttcttttactctTGCCTATAGGCAGCCAGTGACCAAAAACACCTTTAGGCAGTACCGAGTTCTGGGCAAAGGTGGCTTTGGGGAGGTGAGTGACCTCCTGGTGCTTTGCAGAGTACACTAGATGGGGTATGGTAGCCCTTGACCTTCCGGCCTCCAGCAAGAGCATGGCTGGCCCCCATTTGTTCCTGTCTACCCCGGCTACAGGTATGTGCCTGCCAGGTGCGGGCAACAGGCAAGATGTATGCGTGcaagaaactggaaaagaaacGAATCAAGAAGCGGAAAGGGGAGGCCATGGCGCTCAATGAGAAGCAGATCCTGGAAAAAGTGAACAGTAGGTTTGTAGTAAGTACACAAGgagctctctccctcccctgcgGTCTCACCGTcatctgcctttccctcccaccAGGCTAAAGTCCCTCCCTGCTGCCAGAGGGACTGCCCTTCCTGCCCTGGGCAGTACCTAAGAAGGGTGGGGTAGGAGCTATTTCAGGCTCAGGAAGCCTGCTGAGCCCTAAGGAGTGGCACAGAGAAGATTGTTTGGGTGGCTGCTATtagcacatgtgtacacacacgcgcacacacacactcacgcacacacccCAGGCACCCCCCACAGCTCCTGCCTGAAGGTTTGTTTCTCCTGAGCACAGGTGAGCTTAGCCTACGCCTATGAGACAAAGGATGCGCTGTGTCTGGTGCTGACATTGATGAATGGAGGAGACCTCAAGTTCCACATCTACCACATGGGCCAGGCTGGCTTTCCTGAAGCACGAGCTGTCTTCTATGCTGCCGAGATCTGCTGCGGCCTGGAGGACCTGCACCGGGAACGCATTGTATACAGGTGGGGCTGAGCTTCTGGGACGGCCGCTCCAGGACTGGTCCTTCCTGGACAGGGGCAGCAGTTAGATGATAGTGGCAGATAAGTTTGTCTATCAAGCCAGCCAGTGGAAGGACAGTGTGCTGGGGGTTTGTCTAGCCACAAGCCAACACTGGCTCTAGGTACAAACTTACCCACACTTGATAAATTGGAGTGCTTCACATCTAGGTTTTGGGATCTAGCCGGACCACGGTGTGAATTCTTTTTGTCGCCCttctctgtgtgaccttgagctAGTCAACTCCCTGCTTCCAGCATGAGTTCTTTTTCTGGGAGACCGTCATTCCTGCCTTGCAGGTGGGCTCAGTAGTAGAGAGCTCTGCTTATGGATGGCGCTTTCCCCTGAGCCTCACTGCGGCCCCTGAGGGGATGGAAGAGTAGCCTCATGTGACAGAGAAGGTAGAGTTGGCCACCAGGGGAAGGGAGCTGCACCATCAAGGGTGACCAAGTCCAAGgattccctcctcccagatgGGTTCCCCCCACTGGGTGGGAGTCCTCAGTACTTTGGATTTGAGCCACTTCTCACTGCCCTAAAAGGCTCCTAAAGTACCGGCTCTGGAGGTCCTTGCCCTGCTCCCCACTGTagcctggggagagcagggctcTTTTACCCTGGCAGCAAATGAGCCCTTCACCTTGCTCCATGCCCAATCCCAGCAGGCACTTGAGCTACGAGAGGCTGGCTGTGTCTGGCTTCTTGGAAAACGGCAGCATCTGaccctgccttttttctccccttAGGGACCTAAAGCCAGAGAATATCCTGCTGGATGACCATGGTGGGTGAGAAGAGAAGGCCCAAGTGGGAGGGATGTGATGGGAGGCCTGGCCTGCCAGTGGACCCACCTGCTTCCATACCCCACCCAGGCCACATTCGCATCTCTGACCTGGGACTGGCTGTGCATGTGCCCGAGGGCCAGACCATCAAAGGCCGTGTGGGCACTGTGGGCTACATGGGTAAGTCCAGTCTCCTGGGTCCCCATGCTGTCCTAAGCCTGGCCTACCCACTGCTgtttggcagtgtgtgtgtgtgtgtgtgtgtgtgtgtgtgtgtgtgtgtgttccatctCAGAGTAGATAACCCATACCAAAACTGCtacttcttgttgttgttgttgttgtgtattAAGAGACCAGGACTTAGCCAGTTCCCCATTGTGAACCTGCTAGTCATTTGCTGGGTGCTTATTGAACTCCTAGGATTGAGTGGACCTGTTGGAGTGAAGGTTAAGGAAGCCAAATGCATTTCCATGGCCCATTGTTCCCCTGCATGGCCCATGCTTGGACTAGCATGCATGTCTAAGATCTAGGCAGTGGAGCCCTCCTAGCGTGTGACTGTGGAACCCAGTGCAGTCCAGGTTTTTCAGGTTCCATCTTGAGCTAATAACTCCACTTTTAGCCTCTCTTTCTTCTGCTGTAAACCTCCTCAGAACTGCCTCCTGGAGGGCTTTGAGATTAGAGATGTGGGGAGGGGGGACTCTGCAGGAGGTGCCCGGCAGGTGGAGGTACCAGCAAGTGGGTGTTTTCCTCCCCTCATGAAATCCAGAAGCTAAAGTCAGTGGCTACATGGTCCTGGTAGGGCCTACATGAATCCTGAAGTTTAATTGTTTTTAGAATAATTTGAATTGACTGCCAACATTTAATAAGTCAGACAActtcatgtttaaaaaataataagtagtGGGGAGTTTGAGGCTGGGTGTGTATGAGGTAGCTCATAAGGCTACGTGTGCATGGTCCTGTGTTCACCAAACTCCAGCATTgggatctacacacacacactcacacacacacacacacacacaaaacccaatttgttctagaaaaaaaataataaagcaaagcaaaataaacaaacaaaaaagaacagtcAGACATGGGGACCTTGATGTGACACCCACCCTCTTCAGAGCCACATTAGCTTCCATTGTGAGATGTGGTTTCTTATACAGCCTGAGTCCCACCAGGCCAGTGAAATGCCTGCCCAGCCAATGAGTGTTTGGACTGATCCCCTGGTTTTTGTTTCTGGGGCCTGAGGGCTGTCTGTTCCCTACTGCTTACCGAGCCCTGACTCCTGTGCCCCTGCCCAGCTCCGGAGGTAGTGAAGAATGAGCGGTATACCTTCAGCCCTGACTGGTGGGCGCTTGGCTGCCTCCTCTATGAGATGATTGCAGGCCAGTCACCCTTccagcagaggaagaagaagatcaAGCGGGAAGAAGTAGAGAGGTTGGTCAAGGAGGTGCCCGAGGAATACACAGAGCACTTTTCCCCACAGGCGCGCTCGCTCTGTTCTCAGGTACTACTGCAAGCTATAGGtgggcctggcctggcctgggctGGAGCCAGGGGTACCTCAGCTGCCCAGAGAAACCCTAACCACCCATGCCCTGCTACAGCTTCTCAGCAAGGACCCTGCTGAGCGCCTGGGGTGTCGTGGAGGTGGTGCCCGTGAGGTAAAGGAGCACCCCCTTTTCAAGAAACTGAATTTCaagcggctgggagctgggatgcTGGAACCACCTTTTAAGCCTGATGTAAGTCCTACCCACCCTTGCTAATGGTCAGGCCAGGGGTCAGGCCAAGCCAGGATGCAGGAGGGCTTGGAGCAATGGTCAGGTCGCTTTCAGTGCAAATGTTAGAAAAACCCATCTAATGGTTGGGCTGCCCTCCAGAAAGTGTATGTatgagcatttgtgtgtgtgcatgtgcatgtgggagTTTTAGTGTTAGGATAGGATGGGGGTGGACATGGGGATGCTCCAGGAACATGACAGCAACTCGATTCCTCTCAGGCATCTTTCTCAGGGACTGGCACTGGTGGCCTAGCAGCTCAAGCTCACATCTTCTTAGCTAGCCAGCTACCCAGTGGACAGAGAGCAACTCTGTTCAAGAACTCGAAGGGAAATTCTGAGACTGTTTGCCAAAGAGCCTCACTGGGTACCTGGATCACATGCCTTCTGTCCCAGTGGGAGCTTGCGTCCCCCCAAAGTCTGTGGAGACTGGGTCTTGTGATTGACAGCTTGCCAGGAGCACCTGGGAAAGCCTTCAGGCGATGGGCTCACCAGCTTGGTGGCTGTCAACCACATGTGTTTATGCTTTTACAAATACCTGGATACCATATGTCTCAGGCCTTGTAGATAATGAGGTCCACAGAGCCAAGCCATCCCTATGCTCTAATGGAGAGacacaccaaaataaaacagTGAACAATTGAGtgacagaggaaagagaacaagCTAGGAAGGCAGCTCTGAGGAGGTGTAGTCACTTTAGATAGGGTGATCTCTGAGAAGCTGATGCCTAAGTAGAACTGAAGAGAGAATCATGCCAAGATTTGAGAACATGGGAGTACAGGCAAAAGGAGCGGGCAGGCACCAAAGCCCTGAGGCAGGATCAGCCTTAGGGACAAGGAAGGACAACTATGAGGGCTGTCTGGCTGGAACAGGAACAATGCCATGCTCTAAGCACGGCAGGCTACCTTTGGGGGGGCTCAGCCCTAAATAAGGTGTGGGAATGGGTCATAGAGGATAGGCGTGTAAGTGGGGGGTGGGCGGGTGGTGATGGAGGCTGAGTGATGGCTCAGATGGTAGACCTCACCCACACCGAGAGGGTGAGCCCTGTTAGTGAGCTGGCACTTGAACCAAGCAGGTCTGACTTCATCCTGCTGCCTCAGGCTGGAGCTGCTGCGCAGGCTGATTCCTGCTCTGTGTGTCCTCTAATGAAGGAGTCACACTGTGATCATCTGCACAGGCTGATTCCCACTCTGTCTCCTCTAATGAAGGAGTCACACTGTGGTCATCTTTTGCCAGGCTGATTCCCACTCTGCGTATTCTCTAATGAGGTAGTCACACTGCCTATGGGTCAGTAGCTCAAATTTAGAAATAAAGTCGGCGTCTTGGAATTTAACATTAGAAGTAGTTTGTttacccagcactcgggaggcagaggcaggtggatctctgtgagttcaaggccagcctggtctacaagagctagttccaggacaggctccaaaactacagagaaaccctgtctggaaaaaccaaaaaaaaaaaagaagtagtttgtttattatgtatacagtgttctgtctgcatgtttgttttgcacaccagaagagggcatcagatctcattacaaacggttgtgagctgccatgtggtggttggttgctgggaattgaactcaggacctctggaagagcagtcagtgcttttaatctctgagccacctctccagcactgcctttttgtttcgttgttgttgttgtttttaagaaagcaatggcctgcatgtgtttgtgtgggggtgtgtacatgtgaattcAGGAGTCTGTGGAAGGCCAGAGGTATCAGATCCTCTTGGAAGAACAGTGTAAGCTTTTAACTTCTGAACCAGCACTtgacaattttttgttgtttgtttttgactttgTTCTTAGGGACAAAGTTTctttctgtagctctggctgaccaggaacttactctgtagaccatgaactcagagatccacctgcctctgcctctgcctctgagtgctaggattaacggTGTGCTTAGCATGCCCAGCTGACAATACATCTTTAACAACTCTATTAGGAGGGAATTCACAAAGGTAACCCATTTAAAGTATGCAGTTCAATTGAAAGAGTCATGTGATTGTCAGCGCATAAGGCCAAGATGTTTTCACCAGCCTCTTCAGAACCCAGACAAGACCTGATGTCCATCAGGgttccgaatgctcccctcttgTCCCAGGAACTCACTAGTTCTGTGTGAGCAGATGGATACTCTGGCACTGGCTTCTCCCTCTTGTCCCAGGAACTCACTAGTTCTGTGTGAGTAGATGGATACTTGGACTGGCTTCTTTTGCTAAGAATGCTTGCAAGGTTCATCCATGTTGAAGCATACACCaatactttgttctttttcaaagctgaataatattctattatatGAACATAAATTTTATTCATAGTTGGCATGAGGGTATCTTTCTTTTGGGGGGCGGGGCTATGAGGAATAATGCTATATTTTGAGATGAGGTCCATTGTACTGCCTTGTGCAGTTTTGAACTCGCAGACTcaagcattctctctgccttagTACATACATTGATATAAAATTACAAAGTCATACATGTTATGTCTTGTAGGGAGCTTTGGACTTTCCCAGGTCAGATACACAAATGCATGATGGTCATGATAATGTGTGTATTGGTAGGTAGGTTGGTAGATAGTGTatgtgtgctggggatggaacccaggacctcgaGCATACTGAGCAAATGCTCTACACAACCGAACTACACCTCTAGCtcatgataatttttttaattgacttcCTTTGTGGTAAGATTTTGAGAgacagccgtgggtgctgggaaccgaactcttatatttttggttgtgggcctagcctttaacggctgagtcatctctccagcccctgtggtaAGATTTTGAAAGCAGTGtagagatagaaaagaaagtggccTTCGAATGCAGAGGAACTGGGGAGGAATTTAAAAAACCACTCCAGTTCTGCACATTCTAAAGACCCTCACCAGTCTCTATACAGGGAGCCAGTACTCCCCTTCCCACCCCAACCACTAGCCACATACCCAAGCAGTCCCATGCAAGCAGCCAGCCCAGCCTACTACTAGGCCTGTGCCGAGCCTTATTAAGTCACTGCTCAGCAAAGGGTCATGACCCTAGTTGATGGGTAAAACCTGCCTCAGAGAATAATGTGTGGGGTGCCTTGCCACTGCCTCCAAACCAGGGCGCAGCAGGTGTCAGGGCAGATCCAGGTCAAGGGTGATTGAGATCGAGGCCTGCTGACCCCCCCTCTGCTCACCCCAGCCCCAGGCCATTTACTGCAAGGACGTTCTGGACATCGAGCAGTTCTCTACAGTTAAAGGGGTGGATCTGGAACCCACCGACCAAGACTTCTACCAGAAGTTTGCCACGGGTAGTGTGTCCATCCCCTGGCAGAATGAGGTAGGGACTACCCTGCAAGTGGGGCAGGCTCTGGGAGGGGTATCCCTGGGGCCCCCTCTCACAGCCACCTGTTCCTGGGTAGATGGTGGAGACCGAGTGCTTCCAGGAACTCAATGTCTTTGGGCTGGATGGGTCAGTTCCCCCAGACCTGGACTGGAAGGGCCAGCCACCTGCACCCCCCAAGAAGGGATTGCTGCACAGGCTCTTCAGTCGCCAAGTAAGTCCTGCCAGTGTCTGACCTGTGCCCCCAGCCTGTTCCATAGTGGGTGGGAGGTAGAGCTGGTGCCCACCTACACTGGGAATAGGCATCCTCCAGCCTCATTCCTGCCTGTCCCCCACGCCTGGCTGgtctcatggcctcttttctctttccagaggtgAGCAGTGTGGGCTCCTCATGGGTTGGCTGCTGCCCGACTGTGGGGAGCCCCAGGCAGCCCTTCCATGGCAGAGGCGAGATGTAGGAGAAAGAAGTCTGGTGCCCACCTTACCCGCTCCCTCCCTGCTGCTTCTCCCCTGCACCCTGACCCCTTCCAGCTGCTAACCTTACTTAGCATCTATCTCCCTGTGCCTGTCTGTCCAGGGGATGGACAAAGGCCTTGCCCTTGTGGATCCTGGGAGGTTTCTAGTCTCCTGCAGTCTGTCGCTAGAAAGCTCTACCCTGATACCATCCATGTTTGAACCGAGTTGCTACTCTGAGACTGTGGGAACCCCACACCCCCTTTCTGGGCATGACACTGGCCTTGGTCAGCCGTAATGGTGACTAATGGCACCTGCTGTGCCTCTCTCCCTTCATGTCTTCCCTGTCCCTCCAGGATTGCTGTGGGAACTGCAGCGACAGTGAGGAAGAGCTCCCCACCCGCCTCTAGCCCCCAGGCGGAGGCCCCTACCAGTGGTTGGCGGTAGCAGCTACTCTCAGTGACGTTTACAGTTTTGCACAGTGGTGTCCCCCATTGTCCACTCAAGTCGTGGTCTGGGGAACACAGCCGGAACTGTCCCCAGTGTCCTCCGTCCCTCGGCCCCTGGCCCAGCTGAGTTTGACAAGGCCTGGGTCATCTTGGGACAAAGGTGCGTCCCTTCAGCTCTTCTCTGTGGAGCTCGGgg is a window of Chionomys nivalis chromosome 13, mChiNiv1.1, whole genome shotgun sequence DNA encoding:
- the Grk6 gene encoding G protein-coupled receptor kinase 6 isoform X2; this encodes MELENIVANTVLLKAREGGGGNRKGKSKKWRQMLQFPHISQCEELRLSLERDYHSLCERQPIGRLLFREFCATRPELTRCIAFLDGVAEYEVTPDEKRKACGRRLMQSFLSHTGPDLIPEVPRQLVSNCAQRLEQGPCKDLFQELTRLTHEYLSMAPFADYLDSIYFNRFLQWKWLERQPVTKNTFRQYRVLGKGGFGEVCACQVRATGKMYACKKLEKKRIKKRKGEAMALNEKQILEKVNSRFVVSLAYAYETKDALCLVLTLMNGGDLKFHIYHMGQAGFPEARAVFYAAEICCGLEDLHRERIVYRDLKPENILLDDHGHIRISDLGLAVHVPEGQTIKGRVGTVGYMAPEVVKNERYTFSPDWWALGCLLYEMIAGQSPFQQRKKKIKREEVERLVKEVPEEYTEHFSPQARSLCSQLLSKDPAERLGCRGGGAREVKEHPLFKKLNFKRLGAGMLEPPFKPDPQAIYCKDVLDIEQFSTVKGVDLEPTDQDFYQKFATGSVSIPWQNEMVETECFQELNVFGLDGSVPPDLDWKGQPPAPPKKGLLHRLFSRQR
- the Grk6 gene encoding G protein-coupled receptor kinase 6 isoform X1, translating into MELENIVANTVLLKAREGGGGNRKGKSKKWRQMLQFPHISQCEELRLSLERDYHSLCERQPIGRLLFREFCATRPELTRCIAFLDGVAEYEVTPDEKRKACGRRLMQSFLSHTGPDLIPEVPRQLVSNCAQRLEQGPCKDLFQELTRLTHEYLSMAPFADYLDSIYFNRFLQWKWLERQPVTKNTFRQYRVLGKGGFGEVCACQVRATGKMYACKKLEKKRIKKRKGEAMALNEKQILEKVNSRFVVSLAYAYETKDALCLVLTLMNGGDLKFHIYHMGQAGFPEARAVFYAAEICCGLEDLHRERIVYRDLKPENILLDDHGHIRISDLGLAVHVPEGQTIKGRVGTVGYMAPEVVKNERYTFSPDWWALGCLLYEMIAGQSPFQQRKKKIKREEVERLVKEVPEEYTEHFSPQARSLCSQLLSKDPAERLGCRGGGAREVKEHPLFKKLNFKRLGAGMLEPPFKPDPQAIYCKDVLDIEQFSTVKGVDLEPTDQDFYQKFATGSVSIPWQNEMVETECFQELNVFGLDGSVPPDLDWKGQPPAPPKKGLLHRLFSRQDCCGNCSDSEEELPTRL
- the Grk6 gene encoding G protein-coupled receptor kinase 6 isoform X3 — its product is MNGGDLKFHIYHMGQAGFPEARAVFYAAEICCGLEDLHRERIVYRDLKPENILLDDHGHIRISDLGLAVHVPEGQTIKGRVGTVGYMAPEVVKNERYTFSPDWWALGCLLYEMIAGQSPFQQRKKKIKREEVERLVKEVPEEYTEHFSPQARSLCSQLLSKDPAERLGCRGGGAREVKEHPLFKKLNFKRLGAGMLEPPFKPDPQAIYCKDVLDIEQFSTVKGVDLEPTDQDFYQKFATGSVSIPWQNEMVETECFQELNVFGLDGSVPPDLDWKGQPPAPPKKGLLHRLFSRQRIAVGTAATVRKSSPPASSPQAEAPTSGWR